ATTTGTTTAACTGTATCGTATCGTCTGAAACGAGACTCAAACCCGTACTCTCAGCTATTAACTGTGGAGAGAGTAATCCCGACACACACCCATGttgattttttctttcagtacaAACCTGGAAGAAGTTGATCTGCACCGTGCCGTTGCTGAGGTGGAGCACGATGGCGCTCTTCGTGCGGAACCAGTGGCGCAGGTAGGGCAGGCGTGCGAGCTCGTCTCCGTCGCGCGGCGTTATGTTAGCGCCCGCCTTCAACAAGTGCTCGCTCATGTAGTTCCTGAAGTACTTGAGCAGCGTGATCTAGAGGACGGAGAGAGGGCTGTGAGTGCGGGTCAGTGATGAACTCAGGGAGGAAGAATCATCACTCGggtgtgtgctgttacaggaaatgaatcagTCATGGGGAGGCGTGATGAAGCGGAGAGTACAGCGTACCTTTTTCGAGAGAGCGGCGGGGTAGGAGCGCACGCTGAGGTAAGACTCCGCCCCCCCGCGGTCGATGTACTGCAGGCTGTCTCCGTCCTCGTACATGATCAGGCGGGTGGAGTCGTTGAACAAGACGCCGACGCTGTTGTCACACAGCTGATACCCTGCAGCGGGGGAGAGGACGCCGCGTTCAGCTCAACAGTTTCTCAAAGTTGTGTTCAGAACAGTGTGAACTGAgcatggagggatggagggatggatggagggatggagggagggatggagggataaaAGCGGtctttgtaaatattaaacagaatGTACTCAGAATGCAGTTCGCCCAGGACATGTCTGGCTTTACAGTATTCCCatctataaaaaaatagaaaatagcaAAATGGCTGCTAATATTATGAgccatgaattattattattttttttccagcaagtGCTTCTCTCgtcacgtcacacacacacagtgtttattccGCCTGAAcggaaccctggtgtgttctcctctATAGTCAGGCGAGAACACGCTCGTGAAGCCACACTTCTGAGCGAATGCGACGTGCCGCGTGTGTCGTATTGCGTCGCGGCGTTTACGTGTGAGCTGCAGCGCTGCAGGAACGCCGTGTGTGCTGGAGATTTGGACGAACCgaaggagaaaaacaaaaacactagaCGCCTCACAAAATCTCTTTAAACTACTATTTCTAGAATTATCTAATGGTTGACTGAGCACCAGctccgtgttctctgtgttctctgtctctctaacgCACGCTTTGTAAAGATTTGTTTACGTTTTCTGACTGAGAGTTTTACGAGGACCTTGAACCCTACGTGCAGCATGAAACCGAACCGAAAGAATCGATTCCGCCGCGGTTCTGATTCAAACAGAGTAACACTGGCTACGTTTACGTGTGCGTCAGTATTCCGATATTAATTGGAATTTGCcgatattctaattagtattgattcgtgtaaacgccgcaatccgattcagattaagacaaatACTCCTACAAGACAagattccccaaattccgattcccgtccctggaatatgcctgttttaatcggaaatgtGTTGCATGTAAATGCCTTATTCCACCTTAATCCACTGAGAGGAGATGTACACGCAGCTCAGCACGCagggaattgtgggtgctaacagatacACAGCTGTAGGCTCGGTATTCAGGAGCAGCGACTCAGGCAAACTCACAACATCCAAACCACGAGGCAGGACCATCAGGTGATACAGATGATGCACTGcctattggtgtgtgtgtgtgtgtgtgtttacctagTCCATATTTATCAGAGTAATCGACCCATTTGCTGATCCAGAAGATGGGGATGCAGGCCGGATCCTCGGCTTCCTCTGTTAGAAAAAGAAGAACGATCACCATCATGTTTAAACGCGCGGATTTAGAAAAGAAAACGGATTTAAATTCCGCCTAGGCGCGTGAACCCGGATCGTTTGGAGCAGGCGTGAAGCCGTTACCTTGCCGTATGAGCTCCCTCTCGGACGGCCTGGCGGTGTTTACGCTCGTCAGCTGCTGCAGCATGTCGATCAGGTGGCAGTCGGGCTGTTCGGATCCGTCCCTGGATCAGGAATAACGGGTTAGGATCGGCTTTAGAGCGCTTGGAAGAAAACAGGAGGAGGTTtcgagcaaaaaaaaaaaaaaagagagagagagaaatgcagaagCAACTCCTCCCCTCAACTCTGACCTTTGTGGAGGCTCCTCTTTCAGCGGCTGCTCCACCTTCCCCATTTTCTCAATCGGACTGTCGGTGTCTGGAGGGAAAAATCACAAGAACACAAACGAGTTCAGTCTCGAGCTCGGCGTGTTTTTACTTTACGCTCAAGAACAGCGAGCAAATCGGTACAGCGGCGTGACAGCTTTACGCCAGAGTAAAACTAATTTATTACGATACTCTGAAACATCACTGTACGGAggtctctggtgtgtgtgtgtgtgtgtgtgtgtgtgtttgtgtaccttTATTAAAAGCAGACAGAGGTTTGCGATGCAGGCCGGCCTCCAGGCTGGAGGGGGCGATGGAGAACCTCGGCGGTACGGTCAGGCAGGACGTCGGGAGTCTCAGAGGAACGTAACCCGAGGTGAAGAACTCGTCTGCGAGCAGGTCGGCGACGGAGGGGCGGAGCGTGGGGTCGGCGTGCAGCATCCGCCGGATGAGCGCCGTAGCCACGGGGTTAATGTGCTGtagagggagtgagtgagaacAAGACTTTTATTCCAGGATACAAGACATCTCCTAAAAACACACAGCGGGCAAAAATATCTTCTAAAAAgctttataaatttttttttttttttttaacacattaagAGTACATCTTACCACTGCACCCTACTGATcatcataataaaaatgaaagctaataataaataaaaagctattAATAAGCGTAAGGTTAGGCTGTAAACGCTGTGGTTAGCTGGATGTTTGCGGGACACCGCGGGACGCTCACCCTGGGAATGGTGTACTCGTTCTTCTTGATGCGGACGTACGTCTCCTTCAGGCACGACGTCTCGAACGGCGGCTTCCCGACCAGCAGCGTGTACCTAACGTCCGACACAGCGTTGCACATCAGAGCCTGTTTCCTGAGCAAatcgtgtgtctgtgtgtgtgtgtgtatgtgtgttacgtACAGAATGCAGCCCAGGGACCAGACGTCCACCTCGAAGCTGTGACCCTTCTTGCACAGCACCTCGGGGGCGATGTAGTTCGGCGTTCCACACAGCGTCTTCTTCCTCTCGCCGTCAAACTCGATCTTCGTGGCCAAACCGAAGTCGCCTGAGACGAgaggtttatattttatagtgaaTAACTAATTATTTATGCCACAGCGCTGTCTAATTCtccatcctgattggtcagaaaagtCTGATTTACGTTGTAATTTATTCGTCTAGCTGTTGGAGTTAAGGAGGTACATAATTACGGCTCGCATCACGTTTCCTCGACATCGTTTCACGCCTGGTTTTTGGTTAAAGTGACGATTTTTAAAGCCGGACAaaatatatcgaaattatcgaAATGTAAATATCGCGATACGCATAACGCAAGGGCTTACGATAAGGGAATGATTTTAATTCTTCAAAAAAATGAGGAagagtcaaagttttagggcgTCGTAGccagcagagaatgctttctcttcctcaaaagaacatgagatattagtttttaaatatatataaatataatttaaattgattttacacacttacagcatTGTATCGTGTACAGTTTAGAAATGAAACGCTGCACTTCTAAAAGAATCTCTCACTTGAATAAGCAGAGAAGCGTATTTTATAAGTCAGTACTATAACGACTCGGACCTTCAGGACAGTCGGTTTGTTGAGGATTCGTGTAAAAACGCAGAGTAAACCTCCAGGCTCACCAATCTTAACCTCCATGTCATCGTTCAGGAACAGGTTGCCCAGTTTGAGGTCGCGGTGGATGACTCTGTTGTTGTGGAGGTAGTGGACGCCCTGGATGGTCTGACGCATGAAGTATCTCGCCTCGGGCTCCGTCACGGCCTTCCTGCGCTTGTGCAGCTCCAGCAGGGACTGCGACATCAACCGCAAAACCACAGGTCACGGGTAAACATCAGATCACAACAACGATCAGGCACTTTAACAAAATATTCActggggaattttttttttttttttttaataagatgtTCTGGtgaagtttaaaaacaaaagaagctgAGATTATGAAATTACACCttcattaatgtttaatttttcttcttctttcttgaTATTGATCCCCAAAAGGTTTATAAGGGATAAAAGGAGATAAGCACAttctataaacaaattaaatcattcattatcaaataaaaatgatttaaaaagtgatattcaaacaaaaatataagtTTTCAGACAAGTTTTAACTGcatcataaaaaaatctaattaaaaataaacaaataagaaagAATTATatctacaacaaaaaaaagaaaaatatatatataaatatatcaaattaatttaaaggagaaaaaataatatttatataaaaaatgcgTGTTTATTTCATTCCATTCAAACGCTGTGGCGGTGACGTCACATCCGGTCGTTTAAAATCCACTGCACACAGACGCCAGGTGCAAAAAGTTTTTAAACACAATCCACATCGGGGTGAAAAAAAACTTgtatataatacaaaaaaacatttaaactattcatacttttaaaaaaaaaacattgtcatattacatattaagCCGTAAAAAGCCCTAAACTGTcagttttatagtttatattgtttataatgtTGAGTGTTTGGTGTTAGCTAGGCTAGCTGTAGCTGAGCAGCTCGACCGTTAGCTGAAGGagttagcaagctagttagctagcaagaGAGAAGCTAGACGAGGTAAGTTGGGTAAATATGTTGAATTAAATACTCCAGAAGGATGTAAGAGTGGTGAGTAATGGTTTTAAAGGATGATAATGAGGTGAAAAGTGAATAAAAGTGCAGAAGTCTGAACTTTACAGTGTTAATAACACACAGCTGTGCGGAGATGGATATAATACAGTGCActatagtgtagtgtgatgaGTTATAACGCATTATAACGCATTATAGTGTAGTATAATgcattgtagtgtagtatagtgtagtatagtgcactgtagtgtgtgttttcagctcAGAGCTCACTCTTCTCCTGCAGATCTCCAGCACGACGAACACGAAGTCCTCGTCCTCGAAGAAGCCGTGGAAGCCGACGACATGCGGGTTGTCCAGGCTCTTGTGGATGGCGATCTCGGTGCTCATCTTCTCCTTCTGGTGCGGCTTCATGAGCAGGGACTTGGGCACGACCTTCCCCGCGAACACCTCCTTGGTGTCCATGTCGGTGATCTCGTAGCACTTGGCGAAGCCGCCTTTGCCCAGGAAGCGGCCCCGCATGTAGCGCTTCATGCTGCGCGGATCCACCAGGATGTCCGGGATCTCCTTCAGAGGAGCAGACTTGGGGTCGACGTGTGATGAAGGCTTCACCGCCTTCGCCATGCCAGCGCTCATGTCTGTGTCTCTCAGCCCGCAGGAGTCGGCGTTGGGTCGGACAGCAGCGCGGAGCTCCACAAAGCGTCAGATTCGAATAAAAACTCCAACTGAAACTCTGCTTtctaaacaaatatatacacacctaCAGCCCAGAACCATGTAGACCTACACGAACACAACGCCACCGCTATCTAAGccgaaataaaataataataaacgtgCAAAAGTGTAAAACTGGGTAGTGTGCTTCTTCCTGACGCTCGGCACTGACACTCTGACCACtgcatcatttttaaattctgcCCTGTTCGTTAGCGCCGCCTCTGATTGGCTCGCACACTAGCGCCGCCTCTGATTGGCTCTCGCGTTGCCATCGCATCTGATTGGCTCGCCCGATTTGAAATTCCAGGCTAGTACAGCAAAGGATCATGGGACAACATGGCGACGTTGTGCTTTATATTAAAAGTCCTGAGCGCATGCTAAAGAATCGACGCGACgactatttttaataaataaaaaaaattaaaatattttcctcaTCCTACAAGCATGTGATTTTAGGTTATTATATCAAGGTTCATTACTCAAATGATCCCtggtttcattattattatattattattcgttctatttttatgtacatttcatattcataaacGCAAATTTATAAACAGCGagcctctttttatttatttattttttttttacagtgtttgaGATGTAATGTCAAAATCCAAAAACAAGAAAGCAACCAAAACAGTATCAATATGCTCTTAGCTTAACATTTTCATATAAAAGTGCTGAATGGTGCTTATGTACCTTCACAAGTTTATCTTTCTATAGTAcagttatttaatatatatctgATGGCTATGTATCctctattttttattcttttttgtgaaattagtttattattttcccgTAACTAAACATCCCAGACAAAACGGAGACTTTAATCCCGTCAATCATAATCATAAGCGAAGAACTTTGAGGGCAAAGAAAACTGAAGcgtgaatgaaaagaaaacaaaattatgAGTAAAAAACATCAGCGTGAGTTaaccaaataaaacacaaagttgtttttattattttgtgttctatttgttagttttttcgatattttttaaattgtgtattCAGTTCTATGATTCgcgtttattattattattattattattttacaaccACGATACTTATGCCGTGAAATTGACGCCATAGACGACTGTAAACTGGACgacaggagaagatgaaacTGCACGTAGTGGTGGGATTTTCTTCCAGTTTTTCGGGAACTGATTGCAGGTGGGGACTAAAGTAGTGAGCGGGGAACTGAGGAAACGTTGGACCTCATGTGCAGCAGAATCGTTCAAGATAAACACTTGGATTTGTTGCTTCTTTACAGCTCCGTACCTAATGTATAGAATTTCAGACGTCACTGAAATCGTGACTCTGCGTCGAGGACGTGTGTAGATAATAAACGATCACCTGACACTTTCGTTCACTAGctctgtataaaataaacctaTTTACGTTTTTAAAATAACCCTATTTACGACGTGTTCTGAATAAGACGAGGAGTGCGTGGAGGACGtaccgagtgtgtgtgagtgtgtgtgtgtgtgtgtgtgtgtgagtgtgtgtgtgtgtgtcgtataAACAGCTGTCTCTGTCTCGACTCATGAATTATCTTGTTGTCTATTTTGTTGTTTCACCACTTTAGAGCTCACGACTTCCTCCATTTCTTCccccagatacacacacacaccttcaccgCCCTGTACGACTTCtcctcaggtacacacactcacacacactcacacacacactcacacacaaacacactcacacacacactatgcactTAAATACTCAGGTACTCATCACAATCGGCTCTGAAATAGATTGCTTTAGAAGGAAAGTAATTTTAGTGCATGAATGAAGATGTctcagttttacacacacacacacacacacacacacacacacacacacacacacacacacacacagctctgaagCTCAGTGCTGATTGTACAGTTTACTTCAGCTTCATTTCAACAAATGACATTTTCATACAAAATGACACCATCGTGCTGATGTCCATCAACATTCCTTTaattaaattgttattaattaattcgtAATGACAATAACgaacacaaaacagctttaattaaagttcagagaaatacagaaatagatACGCAGATTTAAAGtctaatatatttttgataaagTGTAGTTGCTCCAGTTTGGCGTAAATGTCCACGCCACCAACTTTCACATCACACACGAATGGTTTATTCGCCGAGAACAGAAGGATTTCTCTTGCTGTAAATACGATAAAAATATCAATTACAGTTATGTGTGTAATTACAGGcttttaaaatatgtacaaaGATTGTAATATGCATCGTAAGTATCAGATACGTTGAATTCTCatgtctgattggtcagaaagtactgattcatttcctgtaacTAAAACAatcactgatgtggtgaagatttctgtaaggatgtaacatgtaaggaaggagtctccagtgtcagcgcttcgtaacagtcagaggtgaagctgtagcTGTGCGtttcttcaggacggaggagtttatgATGCTGAAAATAAACCAGCAGAAACTTCAGAAAGGTATAAAAGTATGTTTACTCTTTCACATACACATCATTTACTTTTCTGCAGTTCTGTAACACTGGCACATAAAGAGTCAGTGGTGtagaaaggtcagaggtcagaggtcagactGAGTTCTGCGCCACCGGAAGTGCGTCAGCGTGAGGCGTTAGTGCAGGTTACCGGTGGAGGTTTTTGATTAAGACAGAACGCAGCTGCTGTTTTTCCTCATGTTGGCTTTCTCATCGCCGCAGTCCCTCCCGCAGGTCTGTCTGCGCCTGCGCAGTGCCGGGCTCACGCGGCTGGGCAGGTCGGCTCGCGCGAGCAGCTCTCGGAACACCGCGGCGACGTTCTCGCCGGTGCGCGCGGACGCGCTCACGAACCCCGCGCGCCACTCCTCCTCCACGGCGCGCATGGTGCGCGCGCTCTCGGCGCGGCTGCGGCTCGCCAGGTCCGCCTTGCTCTCCACCACCGTGATGGCGTCGAACGCGTCGCCCTTGATCTCCAGGATCTCGTCCCGCAGGCGCCGCGCCTCCTCCAGCGAGCCGCGATCACGCGCCGCGTACACGAGCGCGAAGGCGTCGCCGGTGCGAATGCGCAGCGCGCGCATGGCCGGGAACGCGTAGCTGCCGCTCGTGTCCAGGATCTCCAGGCGCAGGCGCGCGGCGCCGTCCAGGTCGCACTCGAGCGCGTGCAGCTCCTCCACGGTGCGCGCGTGCCGCGGCTCGAAGCGGTCGTGCAGGAAGCGCGCGATCAGCGCCGTCTTTCCCACACCCGCGGCGCCCAGGAACACGATCCGCGCCGTGCGCCGCTCCGGGACCGACAGCGACGATGACGTCATCACGCCACTACGCCGTGCGCTGAGTGAACGCCAGGTGCTGCAGGAGAAACGCTCTCGCGCGCTTTATATTAACCCGAACAGTGTCCGCGCGCACAGCCGTGGCCAATAGGGTGCCTGGGGTTGGTGACGTCACACCTGTCTCTAGGTGAACCGTGAACAGAGGCTCCTCCTACATCAACACCTGCTGAGTGGCAGAgcgcctttatttatttatttatttatttatttaacgtGAGAGACGCAGAATCACGCAGAAGGTGCAGAATCACGTATCAATCAGGtgtagaaacacattaaactacatttttacatttttattttttttcccctgtattAAGAATTAAATCCCTGAGTTAGTGAAGTTCATTCAGGTCCGTGTTTAGAAGTTCACTGCACAGGAACTGACCAAAATAttaactattttttaattttatactgaaaaatggcattaaatattttttataacagtgcaTGGCATTTTcctgattaaacaataaatagattatattccaaaaaaaacattatctacatgatttctatttctatttctatagaGTTTATGTGAATTAGGTTAAAGGTGCAGCGTCTGAGATTCTGAGGGAAAAGTAATCGCTTTCAGAGAGATCGAACTCGCAGTCGACCATGATGGCAGAACATTGGTCATGATGTGAGCGCATCTATAGATTCCATGTTCTACTGAAGTTCCTGTTAAGCAGCTAACTCTGCAGCGTAGCCTAACTAGCTAGAATGCTAGCATCAAATGTTTAACTAGCAtcactgtaaaacaaacaaaaacttgtGGTTTGAGTAGAACATTGGATGAAATCTTTGCTCTGAAAGCGTCTACTTTTTCCTGGGAATCTCAGATGCTTCACCTTTGACCTGCATTTTTgagaattgtttttaaaatctcaaaacCGTAACAGGtcaaaaccaagaaaaaaaaaaaacaggacatttttcacatcagaATAACGAACAGTCTTaatctttgtgtgtttgttcacaTGAGATATGAGTTAATCACTGAGCTGATCTGTGAAGAGGCCTGTTAGTGAATTTGTgttttcagcacacacacacacacacacacacacacacacacacacacacacacacagagtgaattaaattagaaaccatgaagatagcTTTGGACATCAGTTGCTATGAttgctttaggactgcaattcccacaaacagttttgtaCTTAGTCTCCATCAGGATGGGtccctttgagtctggttcctctcagggtttcttcctcatatcgtctcagggagattttcctcacca
This Pangasianodon hypophthalmus isolate fPanHyp1 chromosome 26, fPanHyp1.pri, whole genome shotgun sequence DNA region includes the following protein-coding sequences:
- the plk1 gene encoding serine/threonine-protein kinase PLK1 yields the protein MSAGMAKAVKPSSHVDPKSAPLKEIPDILVDPRSMKRYMRGRFLGKGGFAKCYEITDMDTKEVFAGKVVPKSLLMKPHQKEKMSTEIAIHKSLDNPHVVGFHGFFEDEDFVFVVLEICRRRSLLELHKRRKAVTEPEARYFMRQTIQGVHYLHNNRVIHRDLKLGNLFLNDDMEVKIGDFGLATKIEFDGERKKTLCGTPNYIAPEVLCKKGHSFEVDVWSLGCILYTLLVGKPPFETSCLKETYVRIKKNEYTIPRHINPVATALIRRMLHADPTLRPSVADLLADEFFTSGYVPLRLPTSCLTVPPRFSIAPSSLEAGLHRKPLSAFNKDTDSPIEKMGKVEQPLKEEPPQRDGSEQPDCHLIDMLQQLTSVNTARPSERELIRQEEAEDPACIPIFWISKWVDYSDKYGLGYQLCDNSVGVLFNDSTRLIMYEDGDSLQYIDRGGAESYLSVRSYPAALSKKITLLKYFRNYMSEHLLKAGANITPRDGDELARLPYLRHWFRTKSAIVLHLSNGTVQINFFQDHTKLILCPLMGAVTYINERRDFCTYKMSLIEEYGCCKELASRLRYARSMVEKLAACKSTATTTTTSSAR
- the rasd3 gene encoding RASD family member 3; translated protein: MTSSSLSVPERRTARIVFLGAAGVGKTALIARFLHDRFEPRHARTVEELHALECDLDGAARLRLEILDTSGSYAFPAMRALRIRTGDAFALVYAARDRGSLEEARRLRDEILEIKGDAFDAITVVESKADLASRSRAESARTMRAVEEEWRAGFVSASARTGENVAAVFRELLARADLPSRVSPALRRRRQTCGRDCGDEKANMRKNSSCVLS